A single Mangrovimonas sp. YM274 DNA region contains:
- a CDS encoding zinc-dependent peptidase: MKLNYKLITILEGVDSNILGVFLVGLLFMLIYFVWRMVEFRYVIAYKRPLYVHVPFLLKSLNKSQRAILRNKFTFYKKLYPKQQRFFEHRVASFIADKDFIGRGGVKVSEEMKVLISATAVMLTFGFRDFYIGLIDKIFIYPEAFYSNMNESYHKGEFNPKLQALVLSWKDFEAGYEIENDNLNLGIHEFAHAIHLNSYKEKDVSATIFADSFKELIDLLAKDEGLRKALIESEYFRNYAYTNQFEFIAVIIETFIETPKEFQSLFPEIYDKTKQMLNFHFAGY; the protein is encoded by the coding sequence GTGAAATTGAATTACAAATTGATTACTATTTTGGAGGGGGTAGATTCTAATATATTGGGTGTGTTTTTAGTAGGGCTTCTATTCATGCTTATTTATTTTGTGTGGCGCATGGTGGAATTCAGGTATGTAATAGCCTATAAAAGGCCGTTATATGTACATGTTCCCTTTTTGCTGAAATCCTTAAATAAGAGCCAGCGAGCCATTCTTCGAAATAAATTTACATTTTACAAAAAGTTGTACCCAAAACAACAACGTTTTTTTGAGCATAGGGTAGCTTCCTTTATTGCAGACAAGGATTTTATTGGAAGAGGGGGTGTTAAGGTGTCAGAGGAGATGAAGGTGCTTATTTCCGCCACTGCTGTTATGTTAACTTTTGGGTTTAGAGATTTTTATATAGGTCTTATTGATAAAATTTTTATTTATCCAGAAGCCTTCTATTCTAATATGAACGAATCTTATCATAAGGGAGAATTTAACCCCAAATTGCAGGCTTTGGTATTGTCTTGGAAAGATTTTGAAGCAGGCTATGAAATTGAAAATGACAATTTAAACTTGGGTATACACGAATTTGCTCATGCCATTCATTTAAATAGTTACAAGGAAAAGGATGTGAGTGCAACAATTTTTGCGGATTCATTCAAGGAATTGATTGATTTGTTGGCAAAGGATGAAGGGTTACGTAAAGCGCTCATTGAGTCGGAATATTTTAGGAATTATGCCTATACCAACCAATTTGAGTTTATAGCGGTTATTATTGAAACCTTTATAGAGACGCCTAAAGAGTTTCAATCCTTGTTTCCTGAAATTTATGATAAGACCAAGCAGATGCTAAATTTCCACTTTGCGGGGTACTAG
- a CDS encoding nucleotidyltransferase family protein, which produces MPSLKPTFFRIAHILSFESDNSKLQQELSSPDMDWDNLVRVASSHLILPAIYNRLRTKNLLGTLPEDLVLYLEEINKLNLERNKQIFSEIEFISQLFSKYQINHVFLKGAAMLASGLYKSLSERMVGDIDILIQENQIEQAFELLKNQGYNKLFKFNYEVKNYRHYPRQVSENRLAAVELHTGLLKFAHNQLIDLDKMLQTKQSVNGISIPSNFYLNLHNILSWQINDHGFFYNRLSLKNSYDSLVLGLYQNKDLLSSLLPIKHCTAYICLNAVIFEEYSHIKFNSNLKLKQYNYLNSLKHQGYAMVNYNLKYAYINAKKRVVTFTTNKSYRSHILKNKFFNRNKH; this is translated from the coding sequence ATGCCCTCTTTAAAACCGACATTTTTTAGGATTGCGCATATCTTAAGTTTTGAATCTGATAATTCTAAATTACAACAGGAGTTATCCTCTCCTGACATGGATTGGGACAACTTAGTGAGAGTTGCAAGCAGCCACCTAATTCTTCCGGCTATTTATAATAGATTAAGAACAAAAAATTTACTCGGCACACTTCCTGAAGACCTTGTTTTATACCTAGAAGAAATCAACAAATTAAACCTAGAGCGAAACAAACAAATCTTTTCTGAAATAGAATTTATAAGTCAGTTATTCTCCAAATACCAAATCAACCATGTATTTTTAAAAGGTGCTGCGATGTTAGCCAGCGGATTATACAAAAGTTTATCAGAACGAATGGTTGGAGATATTGATATATTGATACAAGAAAACCAAATTGAACAAGCTTTTGAGCTCCTCAAAAACCAAGGCTACAACAAGCTATTTAAATTTAATTACGAGGTTAAAAATTACCGGCACTACCCTAGACAAGTTTCAGAAAATAGATTAGCTGCAGTCGAATTACACACAGGTTTGTTAAAATTTGCACATAATCAATTAATAGATCTGGATAAAATGCTACAAACCAAGCAAAGTGTAAATGGCATTTCAATACCCAGCAACTTTTATCTCAACTTACATAACATATTAAGCTGGCAAATTAACGACCATGGCTTCTTTTATAACCGCCTTTCACTTAAGAATAGCTATGACAGCCTTGTTCTTGGTCTATATCAGAATAAAGATTTGTTATCATCCCTTCTTCCCATTAAACATTGTACTGCCTACATTTGTTTAAACGCCGTCATATTTGAAGAATACAGCCATATAAAATTCAATAGCAACCTCAAATTAAAACAGTATAACTACCTTAACTCTTTAAAGCATCAAGGTTATGCAATGGTCAATTACAACCTAAAATACGCCTACATTAACGCAAAGAAAAGAGTGGTTACCTTTACAACTAACAAGAGTTACAGAAGTCATATTCTCAAAAATAAGTTTTTCAATAGAAACAAACACTAG
- a CDS encoding GatB/YqeY domain-containing protein, giving the protein MSLQGDVMVAMKTAMKAKDQTALAALRAIKSEILLAQTESGSAEGLTEEQELKIVSKLVKQRKDSAAIFKEQNREDLAEPELAQAEVISQFLPEQLSEEEVEAVVIAAIAKVGAEGMKDMGKVMGVVNQELAGKADGKTIATIVKSKLS; this is encoded by the coding sequence ATGAGTTTACAAGGAGATGTAATGGTTGCTATGAAAACAGCAATGAAAGCCAAGGATCAAACAGCTTTGGCAGCGTTAAGAGCTATTAAATCTGAGATTTTATTGGCACAGACAGAGTCTGGGTCGGCAGAAGGTCTTACAGAGGAGCAAGAGTTGAAAATTGTTTCTAAACTTGTAAAGCAACGTAAGGATAGTGCGGCTATTTTTAAGGAGCAAAATAGAGAGGATTTGGCAGAACCGGAATTGGCGCAGGCTGAAGTGATCAGTCAATTTTTACCTGAGCAATTGAGCGAGGAAGAAGTAGAGGCTGTTGTTATAGCTGCTATCGCCAAGGTTGGAGCTGAAGGAATGAAGGATATGGGAAAAGTAATGGGAGTGGTTAATCAAGAATTGGCTGGAAAAGCTGATGGAAAAACCATTGCTACTATAGTAAAATCAAAATTGTCCTAA
- the ftsA gene encoding cell division protein FtsA yields MENNKISVGLDIGTTKIVAMIGRKNDYGKVEILGIGKSKSLGVHRGVVNNITQTIQSIQQAVQEAETESGYKIEGVTVGIAGQHIRSLQHSDYITRPNSDKVIDDEDIDMLINQVHKLVMLPGEEIIHVLPQEYKVDGQAEIKEPIGMYGGRLEANFHVVVGQVSSIRNIGRCVKSSGLELEGITLEPLASANAVLSQEEKEAGVALIDIGGGTTDLAVFKDGIIRHTAVIPFGGNVITEDIKEGCSIIEKQAELLKIKFGSAWPGENKDNEIVSIPGLRGREPKEITLKNLSKIIHARVVEIIEQVYVEIKNYGHEEQKKKLIAGIVLTGGGAQLKHLKQLVEYITGMDTRIGYPNEHLAGDSDEDVASPLYATAVGLVMDGLKRQERRRVEKEAEEQEMVEETKVEPASEATEEEQEQPVEPPRKERKSFLDKLTERVKDFLDNAE; encoded by the coding sequence ATGGAAAACAATAAAATTTCAGTAGGATTAGACATAGGGACCACAAAAATTGTGGCTATGATTGGCCGTAAAAATGATTACGGGAAGGTTGAGATTCTTGGAATTGGAAAATCCAAAAGCTTAGGTGTGCACAGAGGTGTGGTTAATAACATTACCCAAACCATTCAATCCATTCAACAGGCGGTTCAAGAAGCCGAGACTGAATCAGGCTATAAAATTGAAGGGGTAACTGTAGGTATTGCAGGACAGCATATCAGAAGCTTGCAGCACAGTGATTATATTACTCGTCCAAATTCCGATAAGGTTATAGATGACGAAGATATTGATATGTTAATTAATCAGGTTCATAAATTGGTGATGTTGCCGGGAGAAGAGATTATCCATGTATTACCACAGGAATATAAGGTTGATGGTCAAGCGGAGATCAAGGAGCCTATTGGGATGTACGGAGGCCGCTTGGAAGCTAATTTTCATGTGGTGGTAGGACAAGTATCGTCTATTAGAAATATTGGTCGATGTGTCAAGAGTTCTGGATTGGAGCTCGAAGGGATTACTTTGGAGCCATTGGCATCTGCCAATGCTGTTTTGAGTCAAGAAGAAAAGGAAGCCGGTGTAGCACTTATCGATATAGGAGGAGGTACTACGGATTTGGCCGTTTTCAAAGATGGGATTATTCGTCATACGGCGGTAATTCCTTTTGGAGGAAATGTGATTACTGAAGATATCAAGGAGGGCTGTTCAATTATCGAAAAGCAGGCCGAATTGTTAAAAATAAAATTTGGATCGGCATGGCCAGGAGAGAATAAGGATAATGAGATTGTCTCTATTCCAGGTCTGAGAGGAAGGGAACCTAAGGAAATTACCTTGAAAAACCTGTCTAAGATCATCCATGCGCGAGTAGTTGAGATCATAGAGCAAGTCTATGTAGAAATCAAAAACTACGGACACGAAGAACAAAAAAAGAAACTAATTGCCGGAATTGTGTTAACAGGTGGTGGCGCCCAATTAAAGCACTTAAAGCAATTGGTGGAATATATTACAGGGATGGATACCAGAATAGGATATCCTAATGAACATTTGGCAGGAGATAGTGACGAAGATGTGGCAAGCCCTCTATATGCTACAGCGGTTGGTTTGGTTATGGACGGCTTAAAGCGTCAAGAACGTAGAAGGGTAGAAAAGGAGGCTGAGGAACAAGAAATGGTTGAAGAAACCAAAGTTGAACCTGCTTCGGAAGCGACAGAAGAAGAACAAGAGCAACCTGTTGAACCGCCTAGAAAGGAGCGAAAATCCTTTTTGGACAAACTAACGGAACGAGTTAAAGATTTTTTAGATAACGCAGAATAA
- a CDS encoding T9SS type A sorting domain-containing protein, which yields MSKITFSFLFLLFSINIGIAQDITLAAIDNDNSNDPTLTGSALSLSSEGFTIGPGISPQIATAAFTANNWVVNGTEVDATEYFQWSITADTGYDVVVNGIQIELRRNISGPNNYVIQYSTDNFATPGTIAGSGTLPVDLTNYNPNFTSLNIPSGTGGTITFRLYAWGATSNAGWLRVMSVNAWDELGIENAGALITGTVTANTPNSTESDIISTAFDPEDNFDYRDYIVTTGLTTENALQIGEFEIRDGGASAPDADNQPTILTDLGFTISNYENIATLALMDALGTNVAEITSVGENTQFLDISGLQTEDDESNTFSLYATFKTEVTDNDQIHVTITDAAADAINGSIFASIDAGGAATPITGDDNRIEVTAGQIVFDQQPTDTNIYELMVPYPTLLAVDDNLNVDLDYDLSLIVFSTGDMEPPSGSYNFVDGIAVLDAIMFTSEDTGVILFVNSNGFNVTSSTFNVNGPLFTIAQQDFDGSTPEWSYTTDLAFFGSSWGEAYYGIVDAASATPLSKPEFSGNILGINDLSNGTTPTTYTTITFEDVDVTIFNNIILTFDWEVIGFNNDNDDVQYQLVIDGIGQGYQFLFEGDNNSLIQDGSGSETIAIPDTASTVGLQIQISNNNLNDFAGFDNFRLKTAFDGLVYSNNNWLNSEAPDGTTNSESAYILSGTYNIGTNVGLNHLLINEDAAVTISLGQSLTLDGSIINNGTLELNSVSTSYSSLIVNGNVEGNVIYNRHVNENQSVGGNDLVAPPVTGQSFGDFAENNANILSNPSTPTQKLFGPFDKPTGSYLLYDSLTDASIILSAGTGYRAASSDLGGSTFAFEGSVITESVILPITNVGPSFAMWNLIGNPYPSYLNLSAFLSANNSQFNTNYSGIYGYDGNAQDGWSIWNQAYSDAHPNAKLTPGQGFFVSSATNSGSISFTTAMRTTGTTDDFIAGRMDNTSPHKGFFSLELFNENDFFQTEFYLNDNATLGFDQNYDSAIFGSTPTFSIYSNLVEDNANFPLGIQSLPGTVTETTVIPLGIHANQGEQISIALSNSTLNPDVEVYLEDNVKNVWTLLNNSNYTLTPSVNLSGTGRFYLHLSANTLGLEQSDLDSLKIIASNKTIKIIGNILKGTSLKIYDIQGRLVLSEHTSRHTTSHTIDAVSLKNGTYIIEVENENGIKTKKLIL from the coding sequence ATGTCGAAAATTACTTTTTCATTCTTATTCTTGTTGTTTTCAATAAACATAGGCATCGCCCAAGACATTACCTTGGCAGCCATTGATAATGACAATTCTAATGACCCCACCTTAACAGGTAGTGCCCTCTCTTTGTCCTCTGAGGGCTTCACAATAGGCCCTGGCATTTCTCCACAAATAGCAACTGCCGCTTTTACCGCCAACAATTGGGTTGTAAACGGGACAGAAGTAGACGCTACTGAATATTTTCAATGGTCCATAACCGCAGATACAGGTTATGACGTTGTTGTAAATGGTATCCAAATCGAGTTGAGACGAAATATTTCAGGACCCAATAATTATGTAATCCAGTATAGTACTGACAACTTTGCTACTCCAGGTACAATTGCCGGAAGCGGAACGCTTCCTGTAGATTTAACTAATTACAACCCAAACTTCACATCCTTAAACATACCTTCCGGTACAGGTGGCACCATTACCTTTCGCTTATATGCATGGGGAGCAACCTCTAATGCTGGTTGGCTACGTGTAATGAGTGTAAATGCTTGGGACGAACTTGGAATCGAAAATGCTGGGGCCCTAATTACAGGAACCGTAACAGCCAATACCCCCAACAGTACTGAATCGGATATTATAAGTACAGCCTTTGACCCAGAGGACAATTTCGATTACAGAGATTATATTGTTACTACGGGATTAACTACAGAAAACGCCTTACAGATTGGGGAATTTGAAATACGTGACGGGGGAGCTTCTGCACCAGATGCAGATAATCAACCTACTATTCTAACCGATCTTGGATTCACTATTTCCAATTACGAGAATATTGCAACCTTGGCACTTATGGACGCTCTTGGAACTAACGTCGCGGAAATAACCTCTGTTGGTGAAAATACACAGTTTTTGGATATCTCAGGCTTACAAACAGAAGATGACGAATCCAACACCTTTAGCTTGTATGCCACATTCAAGACAGAGGTAACAGATAATGATCAAATTCATGTCACGATTACAGACGCTGCAGCCGATGCTATTAACGGCTCAATTTTTGCGAGTATAGATGCAGGAGGCGCTGCAACCCCGATTACAGGAGATGATAACCGTATAGAGGTTACTGCAGGTCAAATTGTGTTTGACCAACAGCCTACAGACACCAATATTTATGAACTAATGGTACCATATCCAACCTTATTGGCTGTAGATGATAATTTAAATGTAGACTTGGACTACGACTTATCCCTAATTGTTTTCTCTACGGGTGACATGGAACCACCTTCAGGCAGCTACAATTTTGTGGATGGTATTGCAGTATTGGATGCAATTATGTTTACAAGTGAAGATACAGGGGTTATATTATTCGTAAACTCCAACGGCTTCAATGTTACAAGTAGTACCTTTAATGTTAACGGCCCTTTGTTTACTATAGCCCAACAAGATTTTGACGGAAGTACTCCCGAATGGTCTTATACGACAGATTTAGCTTTCTTTGGTTCTTCTTGGGGAGAAGCTTATTACGGAATTGTCGATGCAGCATCGGCTACACCACTAAGCAAACCTGAATTTTCAGGAAATATTTTAGGGATAAACGATTTAAGCAATGGGACTACACCAACAACCTACACTACCATAACCTTTGAAGATGTAGATGTTACTATTTTCAACAATATAATATTGACCTTCGATTGGGAAGTGATTGGCTTTAACAATGATAATGATGATGTACAATATCAATTAGTAATAGATGGTATAGGACAAGGTTATCAATTCCTATTTGAAGGGGACAACAATAGTCTCATTCAAGATGGTTCTGGATCCGAAACCATTGCTATTCCAGACACTGCAAGCACCGTGGGCTTACAAATTCAAATAAGTAACAACAACCTTAATGATTTTGCCGGTTTTGACAACTTTAGACTAAAAACCGCCTTTGACGGTTTGGTATATAGTAACAATAACTGGTTGAACTCTGAAGCTCCAGATGGCACAACAAACTCTGAAAGCGCCTACATTTTAAGCGGGACTTATAATATTGGTACCAATGTTGGTTTAAACCACCTTTTAATCAATGAAGATGCAGCTGTCACCATTTCCCTAGGTCAGTCACTGACTTTAGATGGCAGTATTATCAACAACGGAACTTTGGAACTTAACTCTGTTTCTACTTCTTACTCAAGTTTAATAGTAAATGGCAATGTTGAAGGAAATGTAATTTACAACAGACATGTAAATGAAAACCAAAGTGTAGGCGGTAACGACTTGGTTGCCCCTCCTGTAACAGGCCAATCCTTTGGGGACTTTGCAGAAAATAATGCCAACATTTTATCAAATCCTTCTACTCCTACTCAGAAACTTTTTGGACCATTTGACAAACCGACAGGAAGCTACCTTCTTTACGATTCCCTTACCGATGCCAGTATTATTTTATCGGCAGGTACTGGATACCGAGCAGCTTCCTCTGATTTAGGTGGGTCAACATTCGCATTCGAAGGTTCAGTAATCACTGAGAGTGTGATTTTACCAATAACCAATGTTGGACCATCATTTGCTATGTGGAACTTAATTGGTAATCCTTATCCGTCTTATTTGAATTTATCCGCCTTCTTAAGCGCTAATAATTCCCAGTTCAACACCAACTATTCTGGTATCTATGGCTACGATGGGAACGCACAGGATGGATGGAGCATCTGGAACCAAGCCTATTCTGATGCCCACCCTAATGCTAAATTGACACCTGGTCAAGGTTTCTTCGTGTCTTCTGCCACAAACTCTGGCTCCATAAGCTTCACAACAGCTATGCGTACCACTGGAACAACAGACGATTTTATAGCTGGACGAATGGACAACACAAGTCCTCATAAAGGCTTTTTTAGCTTGGAATTATTCAATGAAAATGATTTTTTCCAAACCGAATTTTATTTGAATGACAATGCAACTCTTGGTTTTGACCAAAATTACGATTCCGCTATTTTTGGAAGCACACCTACATTTTCAATATATTCAAATTTAGTAGAGGACAATGCAAATTTCCCATTGGGAATACAATCATTGCCGGGAACTGTCACGGAAACCACTGTTATTCCTTTAGGCATTCATGCAAATCAAGGAGAACAAATAAGCATTGCTCTTTCCAACTCAACATTGAACCCTGATGTAGAGGTATACCTAGAAGATAACGTAAAGAATGTTTGGACCTTACTAAACAATTCAAACTATACCTTAACACCTAGCGTTAACCTTAGTGGGACAGGAAGATTCTATTTACACCTTTCCGCAAATACTTTAGGTTTGGAACAAAGTGATTTAGACTCTCTTAAAATTATCGCTAGTAACAAAACCATTAAAATAATTGGTAATATACTTAAAGGTACTTCCCTTAAAATTTATGACATCCAAGGACGATTAGTTTTAAGTGAGCATACTTCCAGACATACCACTTCGCATACAATTGATGCAGTATCTTTAAAAAATGGCACTTATATCATAGAAGTTGAAAATGAAAATGGAATAAAAACAAAAAAACTTATTTTATAG
- the ftsZ gene encoding cell division protein FtsZ: MSNNNEFGNIAFDLPKNQSNVIKVIGVGGGGSNAINHMFQQGIKGVDFVICNTDSQALQNSGVPNKIQLGVNLTEGLGAGANPEVGEQAALESLEDIKRMLDTNTKMVFITAGMGGGTGTGAAPVIAKLSKELDVLTVGIVTMPFQFEGKTRNEQAQKGIEKLRSHVDSLIVINNNKLREVYGNLGFKAGFSKADEVLSTASRGIAEVITHHYTQNIDLRDAKTVLSNSGTAIMGSASASGKTRAQEAIMKALDSPLLNDNKITGAKNVLLLIVSGSQEITIDEIGEINDHIQNEAGHGANIIMGVGEDESLQESISVTIIATGFNIDQQHEISNTEIKKVVHALEDDKDEVKVKEQDPAIITPDIVLEKEEPKAPKMVVHTLMDEEEEEEVSQPETHSELIPTTEFIRNINVSYEEVLDHKTMSEEDFIITPVQEVQEEKKAPKEYEQEEQISLTFDLPLSPSKKEEKPKHPMGNEPKMLFNLDDEIRSIREIKNIKVNDHIEVVPVTEANENGEKRYALDDFMDDEASNGQTKVKKEQKVEEDIVFERKVVQPEQPQKREVEELDPMNSPISDLLKERADERRRKMKDFNYKFNTAKIDEIEKEPAYKRQGVNLEESQHSSETNASRMSVGTDDNDDIQLRSNNSFLHDNVD; this comes from the coding sequence ATGAGCAACAACAACGAATTTGGGAATATTGCATTCGATTTACCAAAAAACCAATCCAACGTTATCAAGGTGATTGGTGTTGGAGGTGGAGGAAGCAACGCCATTAACCACATGTTCCAGCAAGGAATCAAGGGTGTTGACTTTGTGATTTGTAATACCGACTCTCAAGCACTGCAAAATAGCGGTGTCCCAAACAAGATCCAATTAGGAGTTAATTTAACCGAAGGATTAGGAGCAGGTGCCAACCCAGAAGTAGGGGAGCAAGCTGCTTTGGAAAGTTTAGAAGATATCAAACGCATGTTGGATACCAATACAAAAATGGTATTTATTACTGCGGGAATGGGCGGAGGAACTGGTACTGGAGCAGCTCCTGTAATCGCCAAATTATCGAAAGAACTGGATGTTTTAACTGTGGGAATTGTGACCATGCCTTTTCAATTTGAGGGAAAGACAAGAAACGAACAAGCCCAAAAAGGAATTGAAAAACTGAGAAGTCATGTAGATTCTTTAATAGTTATCAATAACAACAAACTGCGTGAAGTTTATGGTAACCTAGGGTTTAAGGCAGGATTTTCCAAAGCAGATGAAGTCTTGTCGACTGCGTCAAGAGGTATTGCAGAGGTAATTACGCATCACTATACCCAAAACATCGATTTACGTGACGCCAAAACCGTATTGAGCAATAGTGGAACTGCTATAATGGGATCGGCTAGTGCGTCAGGGAAAACGCGTGCACAGGAAGCTATTATGAAAGCTTTGGATTCGCCATTGTTGAACGATAATAAAATTACTGGAGCCAAAAACGTATTGTTGCTTATCGTTTCTGGATCTCAGGAAATTACTATAGATGAAATTGGAGAAATCAATGATCATATTCAAAACGAAGCTGGACATGGTGCTAATATCATTATGGGGGTTGGTGAAGATGAGTCGCTTCAAGAATCTATTTCTGTAACCATTATTGCTACTGGGTTTAATATTGATCAACAACACGAAATTTCAAATACCGAAATAAAAAAGGTAGTGCACGCCCTTGAAGATGATAAAGATGAAGTAAAGGTGAAGGAACAAGATCCGGCGATCATTACTCCAGATATTGTTTTGGAAAAAGAAGAGCCTAAAGCTCCTAAAATGGTGGTGCATACTTTAATGGATGAGGAAGAAGAGGAAGAGGTGTCACAACCCGAGACGCATTCTGAATTGATTCCAACTACAGAATTTATAAGAAACATCAATGTGTCTTATGAGGAAGTGTTGGATCACAAAACCATGAGTGAAGAAGATTTTATCATTACGCCAGTTCAAGAGGTGCAGGAAGAAAAGAAAGCTCCAAAAGAATATGAGCAGGAAGAGCAAATATCCTTAACATTCGATTTGCCGCTTTCTCCTTCTAAAAAGGAGGAAAAACCTAAGCATCCAATGGGCAATGAACCTAAAATGTTATTCAATCTTGATGATGAAATAAGAAGCATTAGAGAGATCAAAAACATAAAAGTAAACGACCATATTGAGGTGGTTCCTGTAACTGAAGCCAATGAAAATGGAGAAAAACGTTATGCTTTGGACGATTTTATGGATGATGAGGCTTCAAATGGTCAAACAAAAGTTAAAAAGGAGCAAAAGGTAGAAGAAGATATTGTTTTTGAGCGTAAGGTGGTACAGCCGGAACAACCTCAAAAAAGAGAAGTTGAAGAATTGGACCCTATGAACAGTCCTATCTCAGACTTGCTAAAGGAGCGTGCTGATGAGAGACGTCGTAAAATGAAGGATTTCAACTATAAATTCAATACAGCAAAGATTGACGAAATAGAAAAAGAACCTGCTTACAAACGACAGGGTGTGAATTTGGAAGAGTCTCAACACTCTTCTGAAACCAATGCTTCCAGGATGTCCGTTGGAACTGACGACAACGATGACATTCAGTTAAGAAGTAACAATTCATTTTTACACGACAACGTAGATTAA
- the gmd gene encoding GDP-mannose 4,6-dehydratase, producing the protein MSQKVAFITGVTGQDGAYLSEFLLKKGYVVHGLKRRSSLFNTDRIDHLYQDPHESHRNFILHYGDMTDSTNLIRLIQEIQPDEIYNLAAMSHVHVSFEVPEYTGNADGLGTLRILDAVRLLGLEKKTRIYQASTSELYGKVQEVPQSETTPFYPRSPYAVAKMYAYWITVNYREAYGMYACNGILFNHESPIRGETFVTRKITRAVSRIALGLQDKFYLGNLDAQRDWGHAKDYVRMMWMILQAEEAEDWVIATGKTTKVRDFVRMAFAEVGVTLEFKGEGVEEKAYVVSCDNLDYQIEIGKEVLAVDPKYFRPTEVDLLIGDASKANNKLGWTPKYDLKDLVNDMMQSDLKLMKKEQYLKEGNYQILNYFE; encoded by the coding sequence ATGAGTCAAAAAGTAGCTTTTATAACAGGTGTAACAGGTCAAGATGGTGCTTATTTAAGCGAATTCTTGTTGAAAAAAGGGTATGTGGTACACGGGTTAAAACGTCGCTCGTCGTTGTTCAATACCGATAGGATCGATCATTTGTATCAGGATCCACATGAATCCCATAGAAATTTCATTCTTCACTATGGAGATATGACGGATAGTACAAACTTAATTCGTTTGATTCAAGAAATTCAGCCAGACGAAATTTACAATTTGGCGGCCATGAGTCATGTTCATGTGTCCTTTGAAGTGCCTGAATATACTGGGAATGCAGATGGTCTTGGGACATTAAGGATTTTGGATGCGGTGCGCCTATTGGGATTGGAAAAGAAAACAAGGATTTATCAGGCTTCTACATCGGAGTTGTATGGGAAAGTGCAAGAGGTTCCTCAGTCTGAAACTACACCTTTTTATCCGCGTAGTCCTTATGCAGTGGCTAAAATGTATGCCTATTGGATAACTGTAAACTATCGTGAGGCTTACGGAATGTATGCTTGTAATGGTATTTTATTTAATCATGAATCTCCAATTAGGGGGGAAACCTTTGTGACTAGAAAGATTACCAGAGCTGTTTCAAGGATAGCCTTAGGTTTACAGGATAAATTCTATTTAGGAAATCTTGATGCACAGCGCGATTGGGGACATGCAAAGGATTATGTACGTATGATGTGGATGATTTTACAAGCAGAGGAGGCGGAAGATTGGGTGATTGCTACCGGAAAGACAACCAAAGTACGTGATTTTGTACGTATGGCATTTGCTGAAGTTGGTGTCACCTTGGAATTTAAAGGTGAAGGTGTTGAAGAAAAAGCTTATGTAGTGTCCTGTGATAATCTGGATTATCAAATTGAAATAGGAAAAGAAGTTCTTGCTGTGGATCCTAAATATTTTAGACCAACTGAAGTGGATTTGTTAATTGGAGATGCATCTAAAGCAAATAATAAATTAGGTTGGACTCCAAAATATGATTTGAAGGATTTGGTGAATGATATGATGCAAAGTGACCTTAAATTGATGAAAAAGGAGCAGTACCTTAAAGAAGGGAATTATCAGATTTTAAATTATTTTGAATAG